The following coding sequences are from one Alphaproteobacteria bacterium window:
- a CDS encoding sugar ABC transporter substrate-binding protein translates to MKRQFTRRAALLAGLAIATLAGGMAEASAQTIRMWTFLNPAGNAPREKALAEIIANFEKANPGAKVSVEPQVWDQMTPKFLAAAQQGTAPDIVWVITDLLGDAIKSGSLADLNKLFVDKWSADRKKDNAGAYWDLCQVDGKQYCMFQSRNYVGLYYRPDLLKEAGIDPDKLTTWPAFIDAAKKLTAKDSSGAVTRYGFGQAWSEAQPDPQIVIPYMLAKQGDLFDKQGRARFATQAGIEGLTLQTDMVTKHEVTPKLVTSWTVDDLYEQFSAGRVAMITGASVRVSTLQARMGKDKVGFMLYPGVDGKPHSPGVMAGWAVGVWSKGKNVDLAGKFVEYMGGVEADKIWVNVGGQTPGLASTPATMPEFFADPANAYLAVAGKGSATAGWLAPIAFSVGGYRQALNKAAQEVVTNGLSPKEALERAERDFNRRNNR, encoded by the coding sequence ATGAAACGCCAATTCACGCGGCGCGCCGCTTTGCTCGCCGGACTTGCGATCGCGACACTCGCGGGCGGTATGGCCGAGGCCAGCGCCCAGACGATCCGCATGTGGACCTTCCTCAACCCCGCCGGCAACGCGCCGCGCGAGAAGGCGTTGGCCGAGATCATCGCCAATTTCGAGAAGGCCAATCCCGGCGCCAAGGTCTCGGTCGAACCGCAAGTCTGGGACCAGATGACGCCGAAATTCCTGGCGGCGGCGCAGCAGGGCACGGCGCCCGACATCGTATGGGTCATCACCGACCTGCTCGGCGACGCGATCAAGTCGGGTTCGCTCGCCGATCTCAACAAGCTGTTCGTCGACAAATGGTCGGCCGACCGCAAGAAGGACAATGCCGGCGCCTATTGGGATCTCTGCCAAGTCGACGGCAAGCAATACTGCATGTTCCAGTCGCGCAACTATGTCGGCCTCTATTATCGGCCCGACCTGCTGAAGGAAGCGGGCATCGATCCCGACAAGCTAACGACTTGGCCCGCCTTCATCGACGCGGCGAAGAAGCTAACGGCGAAGGACTCGTCCGGCGCCGTCACGCGTTACGGCTTCGGTCAGGCGTGGAGCGAGGCCCAGCCCGATCCGCAGATCGTGATCCCGTACATGCTGGCCAAGCAAGGCGATCTGTTCGACAAGCAAGGGCGTGCGCGCTTCGCAACGCAAGCCGGCATCGAAGGCCTGACGCTGCAGACCGACATGGTGACCAAGCACGAAGTGACGCCCAAGCTTGTCACGAGTTGGACCGTGGACGACCTCTACGAACAATTCAGCGCCGGCCGCGTGGCGATGATCACGGGGGCGAGCGTGCGCGTCTCGACGCTGCAAGCGCGCATGGGCAAGGACAAGGTCGGCTTCATGCTTTACCCAGGCGTGGACGGCAAGCCGCACTCGCCGGGCGTGATGGCGGGCTGGGCCGTCGGCGTATGGTCGAAGGGCAAGAATGTCGATCTCGCCGGCAAGTTCGTCGAGTACATGGGTGGCGTCGAAGCCGACAAGATTTGGGTCAATGTCGGCGGCCAGACGCCGGGTCTTGCCTCCACACCGGCGACGATGCCCGAATTCTTCGCCGATCCGGCCAACGCCTATCTCGCGGTCGCGGGCAAAGGTTCGGCCACGGCGGGCTGGCTGGCGCCCATCGCGTTCAGCGTCGGCGGCTATCGCCAGGCGTTGAACAAGGCGGCGCAGGAAGTCGTGACCAACGGCTTGTCGCCGAAGGAAGCGCTGGAACGCGCCGAGCGCGACTTCAACCGCCGCAACAACCGCTGA
- a CDS encoding 3-dehydroquinate dehydratase, with protein sequence MSKPIYVLNGPNLNRLGKREPEIYGRTTLAEVEAMCREAAGDVPLEFRQTNSEETLIGWIHEAIDRPAAGILINPAAFTFTSMAVMDALKMFPGPIVEFHISNIHKREPIYHRSLMSPVVTTVIAGLGAGGYPVAIDAMRRLLIAA encoded by the coding sequence ATGTCGAAGCCGATCTACGTTCTCAACGGTCCCAACCTCAACCGCCTGGGCAAGCGCGAGCCGGAAATCTACGGCCGCACGACGCTGGCGGAGGTCGAAGCGATGTGCCGCGAAGCGGCCGGCGATGTGCCGCTCGAATTCCGCCAGACCAACAGCGAAGAGACTCTGATCGGGTGGATTCACGAGGCAATCGACCGCCCCGCCGCCGGTATCCTGATCAACCCCGCCGCCTTCACCTTCACCTCGATGGCGGTGATGGATGCGCTCAAAATGTTCCCCGGCCCGATCGTCGAGTTCCACATCTCCAACATCCATAAGCGCGAGCCGATCTATCATCGCTCGTTGATGTCGCCCGTCGTGACGACGGTCATCGCCGGCCTGGGTGCGGGCGGCTATCCCGTCGCGATCGACGCGATGCGCCGTCTGCTGATCGCGGCCTGA
- a CDS encoding sugar ABC transporter permease, protein MRSSTVSAYSYIAPAFALLGLVLFAPVFYGGWYSLQDIRYGAPMGFAGFKNFARLLDEPDMGATLLRTFIHTGFSVVITIAIALGLAVWIDRLAPRFAFLVQIIVIVPWIISTVVAALLFRWVFLNDIGLAAWAARALGFGSFQPLTSPAGAMSLLIAISVWKRIGYAVIILLAGLKGIPDDYTEAARIDGANGWQVFRRITLPLLKTPLLLVAIVLTLSNINTVETPLVTTGGGPGDATRILAIDVYERAFVNFDLGGATAMALLMFAGNIVLVVAYVRFTKWKA, encoded by the coding sequence ATGCGCAGCAGCACCGTCAGCGCCTATTCCTATATCGCCCCGGCCTTCGCGCTGTTGGGCCTCGTGTTGTTCGCGCCGGTCTTCTACGGCGGCTGGTACAGCCTGCAGGATATCCGCTACGGCGCGCCGATGGGCTTCGCCGGTTTCAAGAATTTCGCGCGCCTGCTGGACGAGCCCGATATGGGCGCCACGCTGCTGCGCACGTTCATCCATACCGGCTTCTCGGTCGTCATCACGATCGCGATCGCGCTGGGCCTCGCGGTGTGGATCGACCGCCTCGCCCCGCGCTTCGCCTTCCTGGTGCAGATCATCGTGATCGTGCCGTGGATCATCTCGACCGTCGTGGCGGCCCTGCTGTTCCGCTGGGTCTTCCTCAACGATATCGGCCTCGCCGCTTGGGCCGCGCGCGCGCTCGGCTTCGGCAGTTTCCAGCCGCTGACCTCGCCCGCCGGCGCCATGTCGCTGCTGATCGCGATCTCGGTATGGAAGCGCATCGGCTATGCCGTCATCATCCTGCTCGCGGGCCTCAAAGGCATTCCCGACGACTACACCGAAGCCGCGCGCATCGACGGCGCGAACGGCTGGCAGGTTTTCCGGCGCATCACGCTGCCGCTGCTGAAGACGCCGCTGCTGCTGGTCGCGATCGTGCTGACGCTCTCCAACATCAACACGGTCGAAACGCCACTGGTCACGACCGGCGGCGGCCCCGGCGACGCGACGCGCATTCTGGCGATCGACGTCTACGAACGCGCCTTCGTTAATTTCGACCTGGGCGGGGCGACCGCGATGGCGCTGCTGATGTTCGCCGGGAATATCGTTCTGGTCGTCGCCTATGTCCGCTTCACCAAGTGGAAGGCCTGA
- a CDS encoding sugar phosphate isomerase/epimerase and 4-hydroxyphenylpyruvate domain-containing protein: MRTSIATVCLSGNLREKLEAIAAAGFRAVELFENDLIAHPGSPKEVRALCEDLGLKIVTCQPFRDFEGMPAEKRARTFDRAERKFDLLHELGTDLLFVCSSVAPDAQGGIDRLAADFKELGERAAKRGLRVAYEALAWGKHINDYRDAWEVVRRANHPQVGTVLDTFHIFARGLDLEPIRAIPGDRIFLVQIADAPKLQMDYLSWGRHWRCLPGQGDFDMVAFMDALTATGYDGHLSLEIFNDRFRAGSARSVALDGRRSLIALMDETQRKSKLAVPGAVKMPPPAPVRKVEFVEFAVDEGDRPGFEKFLTALGFAKTGQHRSKDVSLWGQGEIRIVLNSDKEGFAHSYQITHGTSVCALALNVPNATATLERARALLDTPHKGAVSPGELDIPAVRGVGGSLLYFVDGALGKWSEVDFVPTGMPAAGTGLFAVDHVSQSMQYEEMLTWLLFYTSLLDARKTPTQAVLDPGGVVQSQVVESGLGAKDATGFRLVLNGSQSHRTLSAKFVTDFFGSGVQHIALRTADIKATVAALRAGGVDMLSIPENYYDDLEVRTDLSPAEIDAFKALNILYDRDAGGTFLQAYTATLDGGFFFEIVQRDGYAGYGAANAGIRLAAQARLARPAIQG; the protein is encoded by the coding sequence ATGCGCACATCGATCGCCACGGTCTGCCTGTCGGGAAATCTGCGCGAGAAGCTGGAAGCGATCGCCGCCGCTGGGTTCCGCGCGGTCGAGCTGTTCGAGAATGATCTGATCGCGCATCCGGGCTCGCCCAAGGAAGTACGCGCCCTGTGCGAAGATCTGGGCCTCAAGATCGTCACGTGCCAGCCCTTCCGCGATTTCGAAGGCATGCCGGCGGAAAAGCGCGCGCGCACCTTCGACCGTGCCGAGCGGAAGTTCGATCTGCTGCACGAACTCGGCACCGATCTGCTGTTCGTGTGTTCGAGCGTGGCGCCGGACGCGCAAGGCGGCATCGACCGCCTCGCCGCCGATTTCAAGGAGCTGGGCGAGCGCGCCGCCAAGCGCGGACTTCGCGTCGCTTACGAAGCGCTCGCCTGGGGCAAGCATATCAACGACTATCGCGACGCCTGGGAAGTGGTGCGCCGCGCCAACCATCCGCAAGTCGGCACGGTGCTCGACACGTTCCATATCTTCGCGCGCGGGCTCGACCTCGAACCCATCCGCGCGATCCCGGGCGACCGCATCTTCTTGGTCCAGATCGCCGACGCGCCGAAGCTGCAGATGGACTATCTCTCCTGGGGCCGCCATTGGCGCTGCCTGCCGGGCCAAGGCGATTTCGACATGGTCGCCTTCATGGATGCGCTGACCGCCACCGGCTATGACGGCCATCTGTCGCTGGAAATTTTCAACGATCGCTTCCGCGCGGGCTCCGCGCGCTCGGTGGCGCTCGACGGCCGCCGCTCGCTGATCGCGCTGATGGACGAAACCCAGCGCAAGTCGAAACTCGCCGTGCCGGGTGCCGTGAAGATGCCCCCGCCCGCCCCGGTGCGCAAAGTCGAATTCGTCGAGTTCGCGGTCGACGAAGGCGACCGGCCGGGCTTCGAAAAATTCCTGACGGCGCTCGGCTTCGCCAAGACCGGCCAGCACCGGTCCAAGGACGTGTCGCTATGGGGCCAGGGCGAAATCCGCATCGTGCTGAACAGCGACAAGGAAGGCTTCGCGCATTCCTATCAGATCACGCATGGCACGTCGGTCTGCGCGCTGGCGCTGAACGTGCCCAATGCGACCGCGACGCTCGAACGCGCGCGCGCCTTGCTCGATACGCCGCATAAGGGCGCGGTCAGCCCCGGCGAGCTCGACATTCCCGCCGTACGCGGCGTGGGCGGCAGCTTGCTCTATTTCGTCGACGGCGCGCTCGGCAAATGGTCGGAGGTGGATTTCGTCCCCACCGGCATGCCGGCCGCGGGTACTGGCCTGTTCGCGGTCGATCACGTCTCGCAGAGCATGCAGTACGAGGAAATGCTGACCTGGCTGCTGTTCTACACCTCGCTGCTCGACGCGCGGAAGACGCCCACGCAAGCCGTGCTCGATCCCGGCGGTGTCGTCCAGAGCCAGGTCGTCGAAAGCGGCCTCGGCGCCAAGGATGCGACCGGGTTCCGCCTTGTGCTCAACGGCTCGCAAAGCCATCGCACGCTGTCGGCGAAGTTCGTCACCGATTTCTTCGGTTCGGGCGTGCAGCATATCGCGCTGCGCACCGCCGACATCAAGGCGACGGTCGCCGCACTCAGAGCGGGCGGCGTCGATATGCTGTCGATCCCGGAGAATTATTACGACGATCTGGAAGTTCGTACCGACCTATCGCCCGCCGAGATCGACGCTTTCAAGGCGCTGAATATTCTCTACGACCGCGACGCGGGCGGCACGTTCCTGCAAGCCTATACGGCCACGCTCGACGGCGGGTTCTTCTTCGAGATCGTGCAGCGCGATGGCTATGCCGGCTACGGTGCCGCGAATGCGGGCATCCGCCTCGCCGCGCAAGCCCGCCTCGCCCGGCCCGCCATTCAGGGTTAA
- a CDS encoding homoserine O-succinyltransferase: MPIKIPDDLPAVAALESEGVVVMREKDAIRQDIRPLRVALLNLMPDKIRTETQFARLLGATPLQIELTLVKPTDHVSRNTAADHMSAFYRPWADISAEKFDGIIVTGAPVEKMPFEEVSYWDELCRIFDWTRTHVHSALHICWAAQAALRHFHGVPKHALPAKKFGVFPHRNLAPASPYLRGISDDLAIPVSRWTETRREDVAVIDGLKPLLDSDDAGICLVEEQARRTLYMFNHFEYDSDTLANEYFRDVKAGSEIALPAHYFENDDPQRPPANRWRSHAHLFFANWINVIYQSSPFDIGTIGAKPKT, from the coding sequence ATGCCGATCAAGATTCCGGACGATCTACCCGCCGTCGCCGCTTTGGAGTCCGAAGGCGTCGTCGTGATGCGCGAGAAAGACGCCATCCGCCAGGACATCCGCCCCCTGCGCGTGGCGCTGCTGAACCTGATGCCGGACAAGATCCGCACCGAAACGCAATTCGCGCGTTTGCTGGGTGCCACACCGTTGCAGATCGAATTGACGCTGGTGAAGCCGACCGATCACGTGTCGCGCAACACGGCGGCCGATCACATGTCGGCCTTCTATCGCCCCTGGGCGGATATCAGCGCGGAGAAATTCGACGGCATCATCGTTACCGGCGCGCCGGTCGAAAAAATGCCGTTCGAAGAGGTTTCGTACTGGGACGAGCTGTGCCGCATCTTCGATTGGACGCGCACGCATGTCCATTCGGCGCTGCATATCTGCTGGGCGGCGCAAGCGGCGTTGCGTCACTTCCACGGCGTGCCAAAGCATGCGCTGCCGGCGAAAAAATTCGGCGTATTCCCGCATCGCAATCTGGCGCCGGCGTCGCCGTATTTGCGCGGCATTTCCGACGATCTGGCGATCCCGGTGTCGCGCTGGACGGAAACGCGCCGCGAAGACGTCGCGGTGATCGACGGGTTGAAGCCACTGCTCGATTCCGACGACGCGGGAATATGCTTGGTCGAAGAACAAGCGCGCCGCACGCTCTACATGTTCAACCACTTCGAATACGATTCCGACACGCTGGCGAACGAGTATTTCCGCGACGTGAAGGCGGGCTCGGAAATCGCGTTGCCCGCGCATTATTTCGAGAACGACGATCCCCAGCGCCCGCCCGCCAATCGCTGGCGCAGCCACGCGCATCTATTCTTCGCGAACTGGATCAACGTGATCTATCAATCGTCGCCGTTCGATATCGGCACGATCGGGGCGAAGCCGAAGACTTAA
- a CDS encoding mandelate racemase/muconate lactonizing enzyme family protein, whose translation MKITELRVYALHASFAKIYGGIERVPMSLRRPAAHFQRIERSGQFSTIVETADENGHRGWGEAFGLPHPRMSASLIENVIRPALLGVEFETPADAYRDLKAYFFALGQTRGPAMEALSAVDSALWDMKARAAGQPLCRLLGGTPGKVTAYVGSVPFFPTTGESIERALEFAEKGFKGVKLKVGRGASTDAAHVAALRQALGGDMPIMLDANAAYDVDGAIEVAKAVAPYGVMWLEEPIPPDDAAALAKVRKHSPVPIGAGENEFDIAQFTRFAEAGALDFVQPNITRAGGVSGMMAIDALCTKHGMKLAPHGVGSAIGVSTALHACRAAKNFVCYEANRLLNPLRDELSQVPLQYADGAFEAQDRPGHGAEPKPEMLAAFASDDQSTGGRHAAE comes from the coding sequence TTGAAGATCACCGAACTGCGCGTCTACGCCCTGCATGCTTCCTTCGCCAAGATCTATGGCGGCATCGAGCGCGTGCCGATGAGCCTGCGCCGCCCGGCCGCCCATTTCCAGCGGATCGAGCGTAGCGGCCAGTTCTCCACCATTGTCGAAACGGCCGACGAGAACGGCCATCGCGGCTGGGGCGAGGCCTTCGGCCTGCCGCATCCGCGCATGTCAGCCTCGTTGATCGAGAACGTGATCCGCCCAGCATTGCTCGGCGTCGAATTCGAAACGCCGGCCGACGCCTATCGCGATCTCAAAGCCTATTTCTTCGCGCTCGGCCAAACGCGCGGCCCCGCGATGGAAGCGCTGAGCGCCGTCGACAGCGCGTTGTGGGACATGAAAGCGCGCGCGGCGGGTCAACCTTTGTGCCGCTTGCTGGGCGGCACGCCCGGCAAGGTCACCGCCTATGTCGGCTCGGTGCCGTTCTTTCCGACGACGGGCGAGTCCATCGAGCGCGCATTGGAATTCGCCGAGAAGGGCTTCAAGGGCGTGAAGCTGAAAGTCGGCCGGGGTGCGTCGACCGATGCCGCGCATGTCGCCGCGTTGCGCCAAGCGCTGGGCGGCGACATGCCGATCATGCTCGACGCCAATGCGGCTTACGACGTCGACGGCGCGATCGAAGTCGCCAAGGCCGTGGCGCCCTATGGCGTGATGTGGCTCGAAGAACCGATCCCGCCGGACGATGCCGCAGCACTCGCCAAAGTGCGCAAGCATTCGCCCGTCCCGATCGGCGCCGGCGAAAATGAATTCGACATCGCGCAATTCACGCGCTTCGCCGAGGCGGGCGCGCTCGACTTCGTGCAGCCCAATATCACGCGCGCGGGCGGTGTGTCCGGCATGATGGCGATCGACGCGCTGTGCACCAAGCATGGCATGAAGCTCGCCCCGCACGGCGTAGGCTCCGCCATCGGCGTATCGACCGCCTTGCATGCCTGCCGGGCCGCGAAGAACTTCGTCTGCTACGAGGCGAACCGCCTGCTCAATCCGCTGCGCGACGAACTTTCCCAAGTGCCGCTGCAATACGCCGACGGCGCCTTCGAAGCGCAAGACCGGCCCGGCCATGGCGCCGAGCCGAAACCGGAAATGCTCGCCGCCTTCGCCAGCGACGATCAATCGACGGGAGGCCGGCATGCAGCCGAGTGA
- a CDS encoding carbohydrate ABC transporter permease → MSGASSSALLRPKLGLGASLALILPIAALVVINLLPLFWGMLTSIKPESVIFAMPPRFVGFEPTNAHYERVFVSGFAQSFLISLFYSGVAVVMALACALPAAYAFDRFTFPFRQSLFLLVVASIPLSLGAAALLIPNYVYFVHLGLVNTPYALPLIYAAHQLPMAIWVVKGTIEGIPRELDEAAIIDGATRFGVLRHVMLPLSRPALGAAGTLAFVGSWNEFVAGSVMIDAPWLRPIQPLIYSFIGFFGREWGPLTAAATLAIVPILIVFALLGRLIVSGLTKGSVKG, encoded by the coding sequence ATGAGCGGTGCGTCGTCTTCCGCCCTCCTCCGCCCGAAACTCGGGCTCGGCGCCAGTCTGGCGCTGATCCTGCCCATCGCGGCGCTGGTCGTGATCAATCTGCTGCCCTTGTTCTGGGGCATGCTGACCTCGATCAAGCCCGAAAGCGTGATCTTCGCGATGCCGCCCCGCTTCGTCGGGTTCGAGCCGACGAACGCGCATTACGAGCGCGTGTTCGTTTCGGGCTTCGCGCAAAGCTTCCTGATCAGCTTGTTCTATTCGGGCGTGGCGGTCGTGATGGCGCTGGCTTGCGCGCTCCCCGCCGCCTATGCCTTCGACCGCTTCACCTTTCCCTTCCGGCAAAGCCTGTTCCTGCTGGTGGTCGCGTCGATCCCGCTATCGCTGGGCGCGGCCGCATTGCTGATTCCCAACTACGTTTATTTTGTCCATCTCGGCTTGGTGAACACCCCCTACGCGCTGCCGTTGATCTACGCCGCGCACCAATTGCCGATGGCGATCTGGGTCGTGAAGGGCACGATCGAAGGTATTCCACGCGAGTTGGACGAGGCCGCGATCATCGACGGTGCCACGCGCTTCGGCGTGCTGCGCCATGTCATGCTGCCCTTGTCGCGCCCGGCATTGGGTGCGGCGGGTACGCTTGCTTTCGTCGGATCGTGGAACGAATTCGTCGCCGGATCGGTGATGATCGATGCACCCTGGCTCAGGCCCATCCAGCCGCTGATCTACAGCTTCATCGGCTTCTTCGGCCGCGAATGGGGGCCGCTGACCGCCGCCGCCACGCTCGCCATCGTGCCCATTTTGATCGTGTTCGCCCTGCTCGGCCGGTTGATCGTCTCCGGCCTGACCAAGGGTTCGGTAAAAGGCTGA
- a CDS encoding GntR family transcriptional regulator yields the protein MQPSERAGFFDETPEGPGETVADAIYRRLVEAILFGDLAASERLILQDLADRFQVSLTPIREALQRLAAEGFIEATPRRGYRIRVPSPRHVAELWQVRIGLEQNAGELAVASLMRGENAQAVRRLEEIQRELDAPGELTHRRHIELNALFHQTLIEASGNRLLATIYHGIQMQLLGAWVQRGSDGWRARLASESAEHAAIINALVARDAPGLATAIRLHLGRSLDGALRDIAAQSETVKP from the coding sequence ATGCAGCCGAGTGAACGCGCGGGTTTCTTCGACGAAACGCCCGAAGGCCCCGGCGAAACCGTGGCCGACGCGATCTATCGTCGTCTGGTCGAAGCGATCCTGTTCGGCGATCTGGCCGCCAGCGAGCGTTTGATCCTGCAAGACCTCGCGGATCGTTTCCAGGTCAGCCTGACGCCGATCCGCGAAGCGTTGCAGCGCCTCGCCGCCGAAGGCTTCATCGAAGCCACACCGCGTCGCGGCTATCGCATTCGCGTGCCCTCGCCCCGCCATGTCGCGGAACTCTGGCAGGTGCGCATCGGCCTCGAACAGAACGCGGGCGAGCTCGCGGTCGCATCGTTGATGCGCGGCGAGAACGCGCAAGCCGTGCGCCGCCTCGAGGAAATCCAGCGCGAGCTGGACGCGCCGGGCGAGTTGACGCATCGCCGCCATATCGAGCTCAACGCGCTGTTCCATCAGACGCTGATCGAAGCCTCGGGCAACCGCCTGCTCGCGACGATCTATCACGGCATCCAGATGCAATTGCTCGGCGCCTGGGTCCAGCGCGGCAGCGACGGCTGGCGCGCGCGCCTCGCCAGCGAAAGTGCCGAACACGCCGCGATCATCAACGCGCTGGTCGCGCGCGACGCGCCCGGCCTTGCCACCGCCATCCGCCTGCATCTCGGGCGCTCGCTCGACGGGGCGCTCCGCGATATCGCCGCCCAATCCGAAACAGTCAAACCATAA
- a CDS encoding TRAP transporter large permease yields the protein MNFASPWSIALVAITLLSLLGLPIGHAMIAGSILYLLLAGQDMGIAAEQILNGMYNNYIILAVPLFVLAAELMNIGSMTDRLLGFCNALVGRFRGGLAQVNVLQSVIFAGMSGSAIADAAGTGKMMQVMMTRDNRYTASFAAALTAASSVIGPIIPPSIPMVLYALISDASIGFLFLGGVVPGLLMAASQMLIVDWQAKVKKFPVEKPVPIREIPGITWRALPTLMMPVVLLGGIYGGVTTPTEAAAVAAAYALMISAGLYRSVGFRDLYGALMRSMRVSASIGMLIAGALVLNYIVTIENIPELLKNLIAGWNLSQIEFLILVNVILLILGCILEGTTILLVIVPVLLPTAKALGVDMIHFGVVAVFNIMLGLITPPYGLLLFIMTNIAKVPLRDLVRDVLPFLWAMIAALALITFVPETVLWLPRAMGYQG from the coding sequence ATGAACTTCGCATCCCCCTGGTCGATCGCCCTGGTCGCGATCACGCTGCTGTCGCTGCTGGGACTGCCCATCGGTCACGCGATGATCGCGGGCTCGATCCTGTATCTCCTGCTTGCCGGGCAGGATATGGGCATCGCCGCCGAGCAGATCCTGAACGGCATGTACAACAACTACATCATCCTGGCCGTGCCGCTGTTCGTGCTGGCGGCGGAGCTGATGAATATCGGCAGCATGACCGACCGCCTGCTCGGCTTCTGCAACGCGCTGGTCGGGCGCTTCCGCGGCGGCCTCGCCCAGGTCAACGTGCTGCAAAGCGTGATTTTCGCGGGCATGTCGGGCTCGGCCATCGCCGACGCGGCGGGAACCGGCAAGATGATGCAGGTCATGATGACCCGCGACAACCGCTACACGGCGAGCTTCGCGGCGGCGCTGACGGCGGCGTCCTCGGTCATCGGGCCGATCATCCCGCCGTCGATCCCGATGGTGCTCTACGCGCTGATCTCCGACGCGTCGATCGGGTTCCTGTTCCTGGGCGGCGTGGTCCCCGGCTTGCTGATGGCGGCGTCGCAAATGCTGATCGTCGACTGGCAGGCGAAGGTCAAAAAATTCCCGGTCGAAAAACCGGTACCGATCCGCGAGATCCCCGGCATCACCTGGCGCGCGTTGCCGACACTGATGATGCCGGTCGTGCTGCTCGGCGGCATCTATGGCGGCGTGACGACGCCGACCGAAGCGGCGGCCGTCGCCGCCGCCTACGCGTTGATGATTTCGGCCGGGCTCTATCGCAGCGTGGGCTTCCGCGATCTTTACGGCGCGTTGATGCGCAGCATGCGCGTTTCGGCGTCGATCGGCATGCTGATCGCGGGCGCGCTGGTGCTGAATTATATCGTCACGATCGAGAACATCCCCGAACTGCTGAAGAATCTGATCGCGGGCTGGAATTTGAGCCAGATCGAGTTCCTGATCCTGGTCAACGTGATCCTGCTGATCCTCGGCTGTATTCTGGAAGGCACGACGATCCTGCTGGTCATCGTGCCCGTGCTGTTGCCGACCGCCAAAGCGCTGGGGGTCGACATGATCCATTTCGGCGTCGTCGCAGTGTTCAACATCATGCTGGGGCTGATCACGCCGCCCTACGGTTTGCTGCTGTTCATCATGACCAACATCGCGAAAGTGCCGTTGCGCGACCTCGTGCGCGACGTGCTGCCCTTCCTGTGGGCGATGATCGCGGCGCTGGCGCTGATCACCTTCGTGCCGGAAACGGTTTTGTGGCTGCCCCGCGCGATGGGCTACCAGGGTTAA
- a CDS encoding ThiF family adenylyltransferase, with product MSLDGNTRIIAHIGDPTATFKAPMIYNPYFEANGINACVVPMGVRAGDFAAALPVIFRFTNVDGALITMPHKVSVVAMLDEASPAVRIAGACNAVKRDADGRLIGDMFDGEGFVRGVKRKGQRIEGARALIVGAGGVGSAIAASLAASGAARIALHDLDAAAMDGLAARLVRHYPALRVETGDNDPRGFDIVVNATPLGMNAGDPMPLDVSLLEPETFVGEVVMKAETTAFLSAAKARGCRTQIGVDMLFEQIPAYLEFFGFATTTPETLRAHARISY from the coding sequence ATGTCCCTCGACGGCAATACGCGGATCATCGCGCATATCGGCGACCCGACGGCGACGTTCAAGGCGCCGATGATCTACAACCCGTATTTCGAAGCGAACGGCATCAACGCCTGCGTCGTGCCGATGGGCGTACGCGCGGGCGACTTCGCCGCAGCACTCCCCGTTATCTTCCGCTTCACGAATGTCGACGGCGCGCTGATCACGATGCCGCACAAGGTCTCGGTCGTCGCGATGCTGGACGAGGCGAGCCCCGCCGTGCGCATCGCGGGGGCCTGCAACGCGGTCAAGCGCGATGCCGACGGCAGGCTGATCGGCGACATGTTCGACGGCGAAGGATTCGTGCGCGGTGTGAAGCGCAAAGGCCAGCGTATCGAGGGCGCGCGCGCATTGATCGTCGGCGCCGGCGGTGTCGGCTCAGCCATCGCGGCGTCGCTGGCGGCCTCGGGGGCGGCCCGGATCGCGCTTCACGATCTCGACGCGGCGGCGATGGACGGCCTCGCCGCGCGCCTCGTGCGCCACTACCCCGCTTTGCGCGTCGAAACCGGCGACAACGATCCGCGCGGTTTCGATATCGTGGTCAACGCCACACCGCTGGGCATGAACGCGGGCGATCCCATGCCGTTGGACGTTTCGCTGCTCGAACCCGAAACTTTCGTGGGCGAAGTGGTGATGAAGGCGGAAACGACCGCCTTCCTGTCGGCCGCCAAAGCGCGCGGTTGCCGCACGCAGATCGGTGTGGATATGCTGTTCGAACAAATCCCCGCCTATCTCGAATTCTTCGGCTTCGCCACCACGACGCCCGAAACGCTGCGCGCCCACGCCCGCATCTCCTATTGA